One Polaribacter sp. KT25b DNA segment encodes these proteins:
- a CDS encoding sugar MFS transporter — translation MKSLRLILSNFTFFAPAWVFSSINILIGTWILYIPFIKLKFNLNDGELGFALFFTALGLLISIPFIPKINKLIGVGKSTKIGVFLLAIAFNLPLLAPSYLLLCAALLCVGLFSAFTDISLNALTSNIEKREQQNFMSAAHGFFSLGGFIGAGIGSLFMSMFSNPQLHMLLISVFVILSNLFLAKNYELIIGEEKENQNDNTSFFKNVKPLLVLAIIAFIILFNEGAVEHWSNLFLFDIVKVSESKAGLGFIIFSFTMTVGRFLGDGFSHKIGSRKIILFSTIIAFVAYLFIITANLVLSVLGFGLLGFGLSVIIPEIYRIAGKNKEIETSLAISIVSGIGFIGFLAGPVLLGAISNASNLVMSYVFLSVLIIIAFCLALFGLKRKV, via the coding sequence ATGAAATCTTTACGCTTAATTCTTTCTAATTTCACTTTTTTTGCTCCTGCTTGGGTTTTTTCATCTATTAATATTTTAATAGGAACTTGGATTTTATACATTCCTTTTATCAAATTAAAGTTTAATTTAAATGATGGTGAATTAGGTTTTGCATTGTTTTTTACTGCTTTAGGATTGTTAATTTCAATTCCGTTTATTCCTAAAATTAATAAGTTAATTGGTGTTGGTAAATCAACTAAAATTGGTGTTTTTTTATTGGCAATTGCGTTTAACTTGCCTTTATTAGCACCAAGTTATTTGCTGCTTTGTGCAGCATTATTGTGTGTGGGACTTTTTTCTGCTTTTACAGATATTTCTTTAAACGCATTAACATCAAATATTGAAAAAAGAGAACAACAAAATTTTATGTCTGCGGCACATGGTTTTTTTAGTTTAGGCGGATTTATTGGTGCTGGAATTGGAAGTTTATTTATGAGCATGTTTTCTAACCCTCAACTACATATGTTGTTAATATCTGTTTTTGTTATACTTTCTAACTTGTTTTTAGCAAAGAATTACGAATTAATAATTGGCGAAGAAAAAGAAAATCAAAACGACAATACTTCTTTTTTTAAAAATGTAAAACCACTTTTAGTGCTTGCCATTATTGCTTTTATAATTTTGTTTAACGAAGGTGCTGTAGAACATTGGAGCAATTTATTTCTGTTTGATATTGTAAAAGTTTCGGAAAGTAAAGCAGGTTTAGGTTTTATAATTTTTTCTTTTACGATGACAGTTGGTCGCTTTTTAGGAGATGGATTTAGTCATAAAATTGGTTCAAGAAAAATTATATTATTTTCAACTATAATTGCTTTTGTTGCTTATTTATTTATCATAACAGCTAACTTGGTGTTAAGTGTTTTAGGTTTTGGTTTATTAGGATTTGGACTTTCTGTAATTATTCCAGAAATTTATAGAATTGCAGGAAAAAATAAGGAGATAGAAACATCATTAGCAATTTCTATTGTTTCAGGAATTGGTTTTATTGGCTTTTTAGCAGGTCCTGTTTTATTAGGTGCAATTTCTAACGCAAGTAATTTAGTAATGAGTTATGTGTTTTTATCAGTATTGATAATTATTGCTTTTTGTTTGGCTTTATTTGGGTTAAAGAGAAAGGTTTAG
- a CDS encoding TonB-dependent receptor: MNTKTLNLLFTILCPAILFAQTITGKISDKTNVIPFANVILKDTNNNIISGTTTNNEGSFEVKMNAGNYKIEISYLGYRTWEKQIKVDANLNLGTIILEENAQALNEIIVKTEKRILERKIDRLVFNVEKSIAAVGGNGLDVLKITPGIQLQNGNLSILGKGKTQIMINGRISPLKGDELMSFLSGFSANDIVKIEVITNPPAKYEASGNGGLINIVLKKGIKDSWKNATTISYNQNRYNFTTITNNLFYNKNKISFSGSINATKGGFENSEGLLIDYPANNWEIDVNSKTYKNQFSGRFLIDYALSDKTTFGLQYLGNNTKPDIIGTTVSSIFDNNNTLEYSLVNKGDNIVDTKNHTVNFHLITQLDSLGKNISFDADYFTFNSENSRDFFTEKFNNKGNSEGINSAALNISNQEIKNFSSKIDVDFPMKKINLSYGIKASFTNTKSNVLYYNTLSGSTILDSNRSNKFNYKENVLAAYFSGNTTITNQLKMQFGLRLEDSKTKGVNTEINKETVNKYTKLFPSIYFSYKKNEHNNFGFSYGRRINRPNFNHLNPFRFYINENSYSVGNPFLKPSFSDNFEISHLYKKNLNTSIYLNITTDGFGTVFTSVAENQAQIITKENYFKQYNYGITENFSFNKNSWFKSINSINLLGYYTKFMKDFGAKPKNGVQLYVTSNNTFSLSKKTKLQVNSWYSSQHNRGLYSLGKMFDISLGLQHQFKNNIKLSLLFSDVLNTASLNNYTSTVNDIKQIYRQNESSRNFRVSLSYDFGNKKINVKKRDFGNDDERRRSN; the protein is encoded by the coding sequence ATGAACACAAAAACCTTAAATCTACTTTTTACAATTCTATGTCCAGCCATTTTATTTGCACAAACAATTACAGGAAAAATATCAGACAAAACTAATGTCATTCCGTTTGCAAATGTAATTTTAAAAGACACAAATAATAACATAATTTCTGGCACAACTACAAATAATGAAGGTTCTTTTGAAGTAAAAATGAATGCAGGAAATTATAAAATCGAAATTAGTTATTTAGGATACAGAACTTGGGAAAAACAAATTAAAGTTGATGCAAACTTAAATTTAGGAACTATTATTTTAGAAGAAAACGCACAAGCTTTAAACGAAATTATTGTAAAAACAGAAAAAAGGATTTTAGAAAGAAAAATTGATAGATTGGTTTTTAATGTCGAAAAAAGCATTGCGGCTGTTGGCGGAAATGGTTTAGATGTTTTAAAAATTACTCCAGGAATTCAACTACAAAATGGAAATTTATCCATCCTTGGAAAAGGCAAAACTCAAATTATGATTAATGGAAGAATTTCTCCTTTAAAAGGTGATGAATTAATGAGTTTTTTAAGCGGATTTTCTGCCAATGATATTGTAAAAATTGAAGTAATTACAAATCCGCCAGCAAAATATGAAGCATCAGGAAATGGAGGATTAATCAACATCGTTTTAAAGAAAGGAATTAAAGATTCTTGGAAAAATGCAACCACAATATCATACAATCAAAATCGATATAATTTTACTACAATCACCAATAACTTATTCTATAATAAAAACAAAATTTCTTTTTCTGGAAGTATAAATGCAACTAAAGGAGGTTTTGAAAATTCAGAAGGCTTATTAATTGATTATCCAGCTAATAATTGGGAAATAGATGTAAATTCTAAGACCTATAAGAATCAATTTTCTGGACGTTTTTTAATTGATTATGCACTTTCTGATAAAACAACTTTTGGGCTTCAATATTTAGGAAATAACACAAAACCAGATATTATTGGAACAACAGTTTCATCAATTTTCGATAACAATAATACATTAGAATATAGCTTAGTAAACAAAGGCGATAATATTGTTGATACTAAAAATCACACTGTAAATTTTCATTTAATTACACAACTAGATTCACTTGGAAAAAATATTTCTTTTGATGCCGATTATTTTACGTTTAATTCAGAAAATAGTCGTGATTTTTTTACTGAAAAGTTTAATAATAAAGGGAATTCTGAAGGTATAAATTCTGCTGCTTTAAACATTTCAAATCAAGAAATAAAAAACTTTAGCTCTAAAATTGATGTTGATTTTCCCATGAAAAAAATAAACTTATCTTATGGAATAAAAGCAAGTTTTACAAACACAAAAAGCAATGTTTTATATTATAATACTCTTTCTGGTTCTACAATTTTAGATTCTAATAGATCTAATAAATTTAATTACAAAGAAAATGTTTTGGCTGCCTATTTTTCTGGAAATACAACTATAACAAATCAACTAAAAATGCAATTTGGTTTGCGTTTAGAAGATTCTAAAACCAAAGGTGTAAACACAGAAATTAACAAAGAAACTGTAAATAAATACACAAAATTATTTCCATCAATTTACTTTTCTTATAAAAAAAATGAACACAATAATTTTGGATTTTCTTACGGAAGAAGAATTAACAGACCTAATTTTAATCATTTAAATCCGTTTCGATTTTACATAAACGAAAATAGTTACAGTGTTGGAAATCCGTTTTTAAAGCCTTCTTTTTCTGATAATTTTGAAATTTCACATTTGTATAAAAAGAATTTAAATACAAGTATTTATTTAAATATAACTACAGATGGTTTTGGCACTGTATTTACCTCAGTAGCAGAAAATCAGGCTCAAATTATAACAAAAGAAAATTACTTTAAGCAATACAATTATGGAATTACTGAGAATTTTTCTTTCAATAAAAATAGCTGGTTTAAAAGCATTAATAGTATAAATTTATTAGGATATTATACAAAGTTTATGAAAGATTTTGGCGCTAAACCTAAAAACGGAGTTCAACTTTATGTAACATCAAACAACACATTTTCTTTAAGTAAAAAGACAAAATTACAAGTAAATTCTTGGTACAGTTCTCAGCATAATAGAGGTTTGTATAGTTTAGGTAAAATGTTTGATATTTCTTTAGGATTACAACATCAATTTAAAAATAACATAAAATTATCTTTACTTTTTAGTGATGTGTTAAACACTGCAAGTTTAAATAATTACACCTCAACAGTAAATGATATTAAACAAATTTACAGGCAAAATGAAAGCTCTAGAAACTTTAGAGTATCACTTTCTTACGATTTTGGAAACAAAAAAATAAACGTAAAAAAGAGAGATTTTGGAAATGATGATGAACGTAGAAGAAGTAATTAA
- a CDS encoding AraC family transcriptional regulator: MNYISILSVLSILIVTLFLFFSGFLLTVKTDKKLSNRLLAAFLIITAIDISAFFYHNFIQLPLGLEMLRVRISSFKDPLLFLYILSVIYTNFNLKKKHLVHILPWLVHIIVLIPNFFLVDENSKLTFFNNYEQTSEGKFLTIFGRFISASYFIAEIYYVLRYRKLLLENYTDKNAFKNYNWLKQLLILLTIGQIITIVKNNFRSYYSLEATDVLRTITLLFGIFFIFWLVLKALNSPKLFRGIDVNLLTSKEISKVSVVDQKVNEQLKSLKKYMETEKPYLNPSLTIRNLSEEIKMNSRDLSVLINQNLNQHFFDFVNEYRIKDAMEILKNPSKKEFTVLEILYEVGFNSKSSFNTAFKKHTNLTPTQFRKSP, encoded by the coding sequence ATGAATTACATATCTATACTTAGTGTTTTAAGTATTCTAATTGTTACGCTTTTTTTGTTTTTTTCTGGGTTTCTACTTACGGTTAAAACAGATAAAAAACTTAGCAATAGACTTTTAGCTGCATTTCTTATAATTACTGCAATAGATATTAGTGCTTTTTTTTATCATAATTTTATTCAATTACCACTAGGTTTAGAAATGCTTCGTGTTCGAATTTCTAGTTTTAAAGATCCGTTGCTTTTTCTTTATATTTTATCGGTAATTTACACCAATTTTAACCTCAAAAAGAAACATTTAGTTCATATTTTACCTTGGCTTGTTCATATTATTGTTTTAATTCCTAACTTTTTTTTAGTTGATGAAAACTCAAAACTGACTTTTTTTAATAACTATGAGCAAACTTCTGAAGGAAAATTCTTAACTATTTTTGGAAGGTTTATTTCTGCATCTTATTTTATTGCAGAAATTTATTATGTACTTAGATATCGTAAATTATTATTAGAAAATTATACTGATAAAAATGCATTCAAGAACTATAATTGGCTAAAACAATTGTTAATTCTTCTTACTATAGGACAAATTATAACGATTGTTAAAAATAATTTTCGCTCTTATTATTCTTTAGAAGCAACAGATGTTTTAAGAACAATTACTTTACTTTTTGGAATTTTCTTTATTTTCTGGTTGGTTTTAAAAGCCTTAAACTCTCCAAAATTATTTAGAGGTATTGATGTAAATCTACTAACATCAAAAGAAATTAGTAAGGTTTCTGTTGTTGATCAAAAAGTAAATGAACAACTAAAATCGCTTAAAAAATATATGGAAACAGAAAAACCATATTTAAATCCGTCGTTAACAATTAGAAATTTATCCGAAGAAATTAAAATGAATTCTAGAGATTTATCTGTTTTGATAAACCAAAATTTAAATCAGCATTTTTTCGATTTTGTAAACGAATATAGAATTAAAGATGCAATGGAAATTTTGAAAAATCCATCTAAAAAAGAGTTTACAGTATTAGAAATTTTATACGAAGTTGGTTTTAATTCTAAATCTTCTTTTAATACTGCTTTTAAAAAACACACCAATTTAACGCCAACACAATTTAGAAAATCACCTTAA
- a CDS encoding alpha/beta fold hydrolase, producing MILNFKNANIFYTDEGKGSAVVLIHGFLENATMWDEIKPELIKKNRIITIDLLGHGKSDCLGYVHTMQMFSESIEAVLKHLKIRKCILVGHSLGGYISLAYTKMNITKIKGLCLLNSTSYEDSKERKDLRTRANKMVQNNFENMVKLSISNLFHQENLAAFKNEISKIKKEALQTSLQGYIAANEGMKLRTNTNAVLSENNFKKLIVIGEKDPVLDYKTSLDEAKKTNSEFVVFPDGHMSHIENKNELITVLKEFVKKC from the coding sequence ATGATTTTAAATTTTAAAAACGCCAATATTTTTTATACTGATGAAGGAAAAGGATCTGCTGTTGTATTGATTCATGGGTTTTTAGAAAATGCCACAATGTGGGATGAAATTAAACCAGAACTCATCAAAAAAAACAGAATTATTACCATTGATTTATTAGGTCATGGAAAATCTGATTGTTTAGGATATGTGCATACTATGCAGATGTTTTCAGAAAGTATTGAAGCAGTTTTAAAACACTTAAAAATTAGAAAATGCATTTTGGTTGGTCATTCTTTAGGAGGTTATATTTCTTTAGCTTATACCAAAATGAATATCACTAAAATAAAGGGTTTATGTCTATTAAATTCAACATCTTACGAAGATTCTAAAGAACGGAAAGATTTAAGAACAAGAGCAAATAAAATGGTTCAAAATAATTTTGAAAACATGGTTAAATTATCTATTTCAAATTTGTTTCATCAAGAAAATTTAGCTGCTTTTAAAAACGAAATTTCCAAAATAAAAAAGGAGGCTTTACAAACTTCTTTACAAGGTTATATTGCTGCTAATGAAGGTATGAAATTACGCACAAACACAAATGCTGTTTTATCAGAAAATAATTTTAAAAAATTAATTGTAATTGGCGAAAAAGATCCTGTTTTAGATTATAAAACCTCTTTAGATGAAGCTAAAAAAACGAACTCAGAATTTGTTGTTTTTCCTGATGGACATATGAGTCATATTGAAAATAAAAATGAGCTGATTACAGTTTTAAAAGAATTCGTGAAAAAATGTTAA
- a CDS encoding serine hydrolase, whose product MFFKKITLLVLFVFSASINAQIDDKKLDNLIEQTLKTFDVPGISVGILKDNKIVYAKGFGVRSLTNKKDMNENTLVGVASNSKGFTCFALAMMIDEGKLNWDDKVRKYIPEFQMHDAWITENFTVRDLVTHRSGLGLGAGDLMFLPENKSFTTQDIINNVKYLKPQSIFRTDFKYNNNMFIIAGEVLKRVSGLTWEEFIETKIMKPVGMTSSKASYNRVTNRTNIIDAHTRADGKVIQIPHDWSETANAAGGIMSNVNDMLTWANFLMNNAVTKDGKRLLSEQQFHELWQLQTPLKVSKKDAYNSNFRGYGLGWFLTDVKGGHKQVYHTGGLIGTVTQFTMIPDLDLGIIVLTNQMNGNAFNTITNTIKDAYLGYEDRNWLKNYGSRNAKYLEYNDSLKATIFDKITLAKADKSLPKPTQIIGTYKDDWFGNIIISHNGTTYIIECERSSTLVGELLPYNQTTYVAKWNNRSYDADVFVQFRFNEKGNATGATMKFIAPITDFSFDFHDLNLKKVN is encoded by the coding sequence ATGTTTTTTAAAAAAATAACACTTTTAGTCCTTTTCGTTTTTTCAGCATCAATAAATGCACAAATTGATGATAAAAAACTAGACAATTTAATAGAGCAAACCTTAAAAACTTTCGATGTTCCTGGTATTTCTGTAGGTATTTTAAAGGATAATAAAATAGTATATGCAAAAGGTTTTGGAGTTCGTTCTTTAACCAATAAAAAAGACATGAACGAAAATACGTTAGTTGGTGTAGCTTCTAACAGTAAGGGTTTTACATGTTTTGCATTGGCAATGATGATTGATGAAGGCAAACTTAATTGGGATGATAAAGTACGAAAATACATTCCAGAATTTCAAATGCATGACGCTTGGATTACAGAAAATTTTACCGTTAGAGATTTAGTTACACACAGAAGTGGTTTAGGTTTAGGTGCAGGAGATTTAATGTTTTTACCAGAAAATAAGAGTTTTACAACACAAGATATTATCAATAATGTAAAATACTTAAAACCACAAAGTATTTTTAGAACCGATTTTAAATATAATAATAACATGTTTATTATTGCTGGCGAAGTTTTAAAACGTGTTTCTGGTTTAACTTGGGAAGAATTTATTGAAACTAAAATTATGAAACCTGTTGGAATGACTAGTAGTAAAGCGTCTTACAACAGAGTTACAAATAGAACAAATATAATTGATGCGCATACAAGAGCAGACGGAAAGGTTATTCAGATTCCGCACGATTGGAGTGAAACTGCAAATGCAGCTGGTGGAATTATGAGTAACGTAAACGACATGCTTACATGGGCTAATTTTTTAATGAATAATGCTGTTACAAAAGATGGAAAACGATTATTAAGTGAACAGCAATTTCATGAACTTTGGCAATTACAAACACCTTTAAAAGTTAGTAAAAAAGATGCTTACAATTCCAATTTTAGAGGTTATGGTTTGGGTTGGTTTTTAACGGATGTAAAAGGTGGTCACAAACAAGTATATCATACTGGCGGATTAATTGGTACAGTAACTCAGTTTACCATGATTCCTGATTTAGATTTAGGAATTATTGTACTTACAAATCAAATGAATGGAAACGCATTTAATACAATTACAAATACTATTAAAGATGCTTATTTAGGATATGAGGATAGAAATTGGCTAAAAAATTATGGATCAAGAAATGCTAAATATTTAGAATATAATGATAGTTTAAAAGCAACTATTTTTGATAAAATTACATTAGCTAAAGCTGATAAAAGTTTGCCAAAACCAACTCAAATTATAGGAACTTACAAAGATGATTGGTTTGGAAATATTATTATTTCTCATAACGGAACTACTTATATAATAGAATGCGAACGTTCATCTACTTTAGTTGGCGAATTATTGCCTTATAACCAAACAACCTATGTTGCAAAATGGAATAATAGAAGTTATGATGCAGATGTTTTTGTTCAATTTAGGTTTAATGAAAAAGGAAATGCAACAGGAGCAACTATGAAATTTATTGCGCCAATTACAGATTTTAGTTTCGATTTTCATGATTTAAACCTTAAAAAAGTAAATTAA
- the brnQ gene encoding branched-chain amino acid transport system II carrier protein: MNKTKEIWIAGFALFSLFFGAGNLILPTSLGVKAGPDWWIVVLGFILTAIVIPILAIFAHARLQGTLYDFGKKVSPLFSTIYCFLIYIIAVAIPSPRTAAVTHEIAIQPFFNSSALLTSVIYFVLVFVFAVNRSKVISLIGEFLTPIIVTILLVIIGIAFFTSPGSVTPSEFKHPFVDGLLEGYQTFDAIAGVILGAVIIISLNLRGHTTFDAKKELITKAGVIAGGGLLLIYGGLIFSGSLFSSTFAENASRIEILSSLSSQTLGNLGSTFLSVLVALACFTTAIGIVTGTADYVRGLCNNSNIAYTITAAVCAVIGIVVGSNDVGFIIDIAVPALMFVYPITIVLILLNIVPEKYASKLVFRAVVIVTFIFSIPDFLGFIIPRENLVGIKSMIPFAEHSLGWVLPALVVFVGLNLKKI, encoded by the coding sequence TTGAATAAAACAAAAGAAATTTGGATTGCGGGTTTTGCTTTATTTTCACTCTTTTTCGGAGCAGGAAATTTAATTTTACCAACTTCTTTAGGCGTAAAAGCAGGTCCAGATTGGTGGATTGTAGTTTTAGGATTCATTTTAACGGCAATTGTTATTCCTATTTTGGCAATTTTTGCTCATGCAAGATTACAAGGAACTTTGTATGATTTCGGAAAAAAAGTTTCGCCACTATTTAGTACCATTTATTGTTTTTTAATTTACATAATTGCTGTTGCAATTCCGTCTCCAAGAACAGCTGCGGTAACGCACGAAATAGCAATTCAGCCATTTTTTAATTCGTCAGCACTTTTAACAAGTGTTATTTATTTTGTTTTGGTGTTTGTATTTGCAGTAAATCGATCAAAGGTAATTAGTTTAATAGGTGAATTTTTAACGCCAATAATTGTCACTATTTTATTGGTAATTATAGGAATTGCCTTTTTTACTTCTCCAGGTAGCGTAACTCCATCAGAATTTAAACACCCTTTTGTAGATGGTCTTTTAGAAGGTTATCAAACTTTTGATGCCATTGCAGGTGTAATTCTTGGTGCAGTAATTATTATCTCTTTAAACTTGCGAGGTCACACAACTTTTGATGCAAAAAAGGAACTCATTACCAAAGCAGGAGTCATTGCAGGAGGAGGTTTATTATTAATTTATGGAGGTTTAATTTTTAGCGGATCTTTATTCTCATCAACCTTTGCAGAAAACGCATCAAGAATTGAAATTTTATCTAGTTTAAGTTCACAAACTTTGGGTAATTTAGGAAGCACTTTTTTAAGTGTTTTAGTTGCTTTAGCATGTTTTACAACAGCAATTGGTATTGTTACAGGAACCGCAGATTACGTAAGAGGACTCTGTAATAATTCTAATATTGCTTATACAATTACCGCTGCAGTTTGTGCTGTTATAGGAATCGTTGTTGGTAGCAATGATGTTGGTTTTATTATTGATATTGCTGTGCCAGCATTAATGTTTGTGTACCCAATAACAATTGTGTTAATTCTACTAAATATTGTACCAGAAAAGTATGCTTCTAAATTGGTTTTTAGAGCTGTAGTTATCGTAACTTTTATTTTTAGTATTCCAGATTTTTTAGGATTTATAATTCCGAGAGAAAACTTAGTAGGAATTAAAAGTATGATTCCTTTTGCAGAACATAGTTTAGGTTGGGTATTGCCTGCTTTAGTGGTTTTTGTTGGGTTAAATTTGAAGAAAATTTAG
- a CDS encoding helix-turn-helix domain-containing protein — protein MAIQNITKHSYKDTFSVSTVQFEKACTIDHSVQQNAYSIYWIQEGSGSYNIDFESYTFNDNVLFFLSPGQVFTVDSEQIKTAYKLTFVRDFYCIQTHDAEVACNGILFNNIYETPFVKPCEKDTAKLNFILESLIEEFQQDETAQYDMLQSYLKQFIICAVRVKKENHVIKEDVETRLFKDFSLLVEQNFKTMHSVTDYANRLGLSPKSITKHFQKLGAKTPSDFIKSRILLEAKRQLIYTDKTVKEIAFELGFNDPAYFTRFFTKAISKSPLQFKKEY, from the coding sequence TTGGCAATCCAAAACATTACAAAACACTCTTATAAAGATACATTTTCAGTAAGCACAGTTCAGTTCGAAAAAGCTTGTACAATAGATCACTCAGTGCAACAAAACGCCTATTCTATTTATTGGATTCAAGAAGGAAGTGGATCTTATAACATCGATTTTGAAAGTTATACTTTTAATGACAATGTGTTGTTCTTTTTATCACCCGGACAAGTATTTACAGTAGATTCCGAACAAATAAAAACCGCTTACAAACTAACTTTTGTGCGTGATTTTTACTGCATACAAACCCACGATGCAGAAGTGGCGTGTAACGGAATTCTTTTCAACAATATTTATGAAACTCCGTTTGTAAAACCTTGCGAAAAAGACACGGCCAAACTCAACTTTATTCTAGAAAGTTTAATAGAAGAATTTCAGCAAGATGAAACGGCACAATACGATATGTTACAGTCCTATTTGAAACAATTTATTATTTGCGCAGTTCGTGTAAAGAAAGAAAACCATGTTATTAAAGAAGATGTAGAAACGCGTCTTTTTAAAGATTTTAGTTTGTTGGTAGAGCAGAATTTTAAAACAATGCATTCTGTAACAGATTATGCGAACAGATTAGGACTTTCGCCAAAATCTATTACCAAACACTTTCAGAAATTGGGTGCAAAAACACCTTCAGACTTTATTAAAAGCCGTATTTTATTAGAAGCTAAACGTCAATTGATTTATACCGACAAAACGGTAAAAGAAATCGCTTTCGAACTTGGTTTTAACGATCCTGCCTACTTTACGCGTTTCTTTACCAAAGCCATTTCAAAATCTCCACTTCAGTTTAAAAAGGAATATTAG
- the trxA gene encoding thioredoxin, protein MEIQLEQTDFINVIENNDNVLLDFYAEWCGPCQTLLPTIHKLADELKDDVLIKKVNVDEYPKLAAKFNVRNIPTLLFFKNGEPADRHTGLITERNLRSKINRLK, encoded by the coding sequence ATGGAAATCCAATTAGAACAAACAGACTTTATCAATGTTATAGAAAATAACGACAATGTATTATTAGATTTTTATGCGGAATGGTGTGGACCTTGTCAGACTTTATTGCCAACAATACACAAATTAGCAGACGAATTAAAAGACGATGTACTCATCAAAAAAGTAAATGTTGATGAATACCCAAAGTTAGCAGCAAAGTTTAATGTTAGAAATATACCAACGTTACTTTTCTTTAAAAACGGAGAACCGGCAGACAGACATACAGGTTTAATTACAGAAAGAAATTTAAGAAGTAAAATAAACAGGTTAAAATAA
- a CDS encoding carboxymuconolactone decarboxylase family protein, with protein MSTFNVPTKNEVSENNQAIFNQLEKGLGFVPNLYAAFAHSETALGNFLAIGQGKTSFSAKEKEVINLAVSQVNECVYCLSAHTAIGKMNGFTEAQILELRAGEASFDAKLDALAKFARSVAINRGSATTEAIENLYAAGYTKGNLADSIILIGEITITNYFHKTTDVAVDFPVAQTLEVATI; from the coding sequence ATGAGCACATTTAACGTACCAACAAAAAACGAAGTATCAGAAAACAACCAAGCAATTTTTAATCAATTAGAAAAAGGATTAGGTTTTGTACCAAATTTATACGCAGCATTTGCACACAGTGAAACTGCATTGGGTAACTTTTTAGCAATCGGACAAGGAAAAACAAGTTTTTCAGCGAAAGAAAAAGAAGTAATTAATTTAGCAGTAAGTCAAGTAAACGAATGTGTTTATTGTTTATCTGCACACACTGCAATTGGTAAAATGAATGGTTTTACAGAAGCGCAAATCTTAGAATTAAGAGCTGGTGAAGCTTCTTTTGATGCAAAATTAGATGCTTTAGCAAAGTTTGCAAGAAGTGTAGCAATTAACAGAGGTTCTGCAACGACAGAAGCAATAGAGAACTTATATGCAGCAGGTTATACAAAAGGAAACTTAGCAGATTCAATTATCTTAATAGGAGAAATTACAATCACTAATTACTTTCATAAAACAACAGATGTTGCAGTAGATTTTCCTGTAGCTCAAACATTAGAAGTAGCAACTATATAA
- a CDS encoding cupredoxin domain-containing protein produces the protein MKKLIAVVVIVLGFAFNTSAQEVKTVSLEQTKGEFTQKQLTLSEGTYIFEVANNNVGHNVGFVLAPKSDVKAHIKNAYVTAQVKNNTKETSKKVTLKKGEYVYFCPLNPTPQYTLIVE, from the coding sequence ATGAAAAAATTAATAGCAGTAGTAGTAATCGTATTAGGTTTTGCATTTAACACAAGTGCTCAAGAAGTAAAAACAGTTTCTTTAGAACAAACAAAAGGTGAGTTCACTCAGAAACAACTTACTTTATCAGAAGGAACATACATTTTTGAAGTAGCAAACAACAATGTTGGTCATAATGTAGGTTTTGTTTTAGCTCCAAAATCTGATGTAAAAGCTCATATTAAAAATGCGTATGTTACTGCACAAGTTAAAAACAACACGAAGGAAACTTCTAAAAAAGTAACACTTAAAAAGGGAGAATATGTGTATTTCTGTCCTTTAAATCCAACACCACAATATACTTTGATTGTAGAATAA